The Hymenobacter sp. GOD-10R genome includes a window with the following:
- a CDS encoding DUF7674 family protein: MIASSQLSTLLVQHIPALEHELSHYDQPAALPDLLAAFATYTRHMALTGRLPQLRACLVLANQLLQLNDPALTAAVLHSYLPALHLAELPQDPQLLEQFMPRLLSQVCARR; this comes from the coding sequence ATGATTGCTTCCTCTCAACTCTCGACGCTGCTGGTGCAGCACATTCCGGCCCTCGAACATGAGCTGTCGCACTACGACCAGCCCGCCGCTCTTCCCGACCTGCTGGCGGCTTTCGCCACCTATACGCGCCACATGGCCCTCACCGGCCGCCTGCCGCAGCTACGTGCCTGCCTGGTTCTGGCCAACCAGCTGCTGCAACTCAACGACCCAGCCCTGACGGCGGCCGTCCTACACAGCTACTTGCCCGCGCTGCACCTAGCCGAGCTTCCCCAAGATCCGCAATTGCTAGAGCAATTCATGCCCCGCCTGTTGTCGCAGGTGTGCGCCCGGCGCTAG
- a CDS encoding sensor protein KdpD, giving the protein MPPAEDDLRDQSAERFLRLVQQKRRGRLKVYLGLAAGVGKTYRMLQEAHDLHHHGVDVVLAYVETHGRLGTVAQLRDLPLLTRKTLYYKGRALEEMDLAAVLQRRPQVVVVDELAHTNVPGSKNEKRWQDVEDIVRAGISVITAVNVQHLESLHDQVLKITGTDVTERVPDQVLKQADEVVNVDLTVDELRTRLEEGKIYDPQKVPAALRNFFQPQNLLQLRELALREVANQLGHQIDAGAAATVQPQRRNADRLLACVNTNAEAAKEIIRKTSRLADRLGGARWAVLYVQTPAESSDRIGLATQRHLINNLQLATELGGQILRVKGTDVVAEVLRVAAEQNVSLLICGVTSEKSWLDKLARRSVTAELVRRVAAGNRDVDIYLITY; this is encoded by the coding sequence ATGCCTCCGGCCGAAGATGACCTGCGCGACCAATCTGCTGAGCGCTTCCTGCGCTTGGTGCAGCAGAAGCGGCGGGGCCGGCTCAAGGTGTACCTAGGACTGGCGGCGGGCGTGGGCAAAACCTACCGCATGCTGCAAGAAGCCCACGACTTGCACCATCACGGCGTGGATGTGGTGCTAGCCTACGTGGAAACGCACGGCCGCCTCGGCACCGTGGCGCAGCTGCGCGACTTGCCCCTGCTGACGCGTAAAACGCTGTACTACAAGGGTCGGGCGTTGGAGGAAATGGACCTAGCTGCCGTGTTGCAGCGTCGGCCGCAAGTAGTGGTCGTAGATGAGCTAGCCCACACCAATGTGCCGGGCTCCAAGAACGAGAAGCGCTGGCAGGATGTGGAAGACATTGTGCGCGCGGGTATTTCGGTGATTACGGCCGTGAACGTGCAGCACCTGGAAAGCCTACATGACCAAGTACTGAAAATCACCGGCACCGACGTGACCGAGCGGGTGCCCGACCAAGTGCTGAAGCAAGCCGATGAGGTGGTAAACGTCGACCTGACGGTAGATGAGTTGCGGACGCGTCTGGAGGAAGGCAAGATCTACGATCCGCAGAAAGTGCCGGCAGCCCTGCGCAACTTCTTCCAACCCCAAAACTTGTTGCAGCTTCGCGAGCTAGCCTTGCGAGAAGTGGCCAATCAACTTGGCCATCAGATCGATGCTGGCGCGGCCGCCACGGTGCAGCCTCAGCGCCGCAACGCCGACCGCCTGCTGGCCTGCGTGAATACCAACGCGGAAGCCGCTAAAGAAATCATCCGCAAAACCTCGCGCCTAGCCGACCGCCTCGGCGGGGCCCGTTGGGCGGTGCTGTACGTGCAAACGCCCGCCGAATCGTCGGACCGCATCGGACTGGCCACGCAACGCCACCTCATCAACAACCTTCAGCTCGCTACCGAGCTAGGCGGGCAGATCCTGCGGGTGAAGGGCACCGACGTGGTAGCCGAAGTGCTACGCGTGGCCGCCGAACAAAACGTGTCGCTCTTGATTTGTGGCGTTACGAGCGAGAAAAGTTGGCTGGATAAGCTCGCCCGCCGCAGCGTAACGGCCGAACTCGTGCGGCGCGTCGCTGCCGGAAACCGGGATGTGGATATTTATCTGATAACCTATTGA
- a CDS encoding porin translates to MKNSLLLALGFTLPTLSAVAQEQPAAADSIKAPSASFLTFYGFVDGYYGYDFKHANTHDRPGFLYSHDRQNEFTINNGIVGVRYQDEKVRGAFALHAGTYVTANYAAEDQIFKHIYEGYAGFRPFQKVWLDLGIFTSHIGFESAMSKDNWTLTRSLMAENSPYYEAGARFTYEVAPELTLTALALNGWQNIRENNQGKALGTQIQWKPTDKLLINSSTFYGNEQPTDSVKRRRYYHNFYASYTATERLSLALVFDVGKQEKAQDGTKADTWHTGAAFVRYKLADKWTAAARVEYYNADHGVIINSIMPAATDADVKLKGGSLNLDYAPTSNVLFRVEGRLLDAKSNIFQQKDGRTSDSYGNVTSSIALSF, encoded by the coding sequence ATGAAAAACTCTTTGCTGCTCGCCCTTGGCTTTACGCTGCCCACTTTGTCTGCCGTAGCCCAGGAGCAGCCCGCCGCCGCTGATTCTATCAAAGCCCCAAGTGCTAGTTTCCTCACCTTCTACGGCTTCGTCGATGGCTACTACGGCTACGACTTCAAGCACGCCAACACCCACGACCGCCCCGGCTTCCTCTACTCCCACGACCGCCAAAACGAGTTTACCATCAACAACGGCATCGTGGGAGTGCGCTACCAGGATGAGAAGGTGCGCGGAGCTTTCGCCCTACATGCGGGTACGTATGTAACGGCCAACTACGCTGCTGAAGATCAGATTTTCAAGCACATCTACGAGGGTTACGCCGGTTTTCGGCCCTTCCAAAAAGTCTGGCTTGACCTAGGTATTTTCACCTCGCACATCGGCTTCGAATCGGCCATGAGCAAGGACAACTGGACGCTGACCCGCTCGCTAATGGCTGAAAACTCACCCTACTACGAAGCCGGCGCCCGCTTCACCTACGAAGTTGCCCCCGAGCTGACCTTGACGGCGCTGGCGCTGAACGGCTGGCAAAACATCCGCGAGAACAACCAAGGCAAAGCCCTCGGCACCCAGATTCAGTGGAAACCCACCGACAAGCTGCTCATCAACTCGAGCACCTTCTACGGCAACGAGCAGCCCACCGACTCGGTGAAGCGCCGTCGCTACTACCATAATTTCTACGCGAGTTATACGGCCACCGAGCGTCTGAGCCTAGCCCTGGTGTTCGACGTGGGCAAGCAGGAAAAAGCCCAGGATGGCACCAAAGCCGACACTTGGCACACGGGCGCCGCCTTCGTGCGCTACAAGCTAGCCGATAAGTGGACCGCCGCCGCCCGCGTCGAGTACTACAACGCTGATCATGGGGTGATTATCAACTCCATTATGCCCGCCGCCACCGACGCCGACGTAAAGCTCAAAGGCGGTTCGCTCAATTTGGATTACGCCCCCACTAGCAACGTGCTTTTTCGTGTGGAAGGCCGCTTGCTGGATGCCAAGAGCAACATCTTCCAGCAGAAAGACGGCCGCACCTCCGACAGCTACGGCAACGTGACGTCGAGCATTGCCCTGTCGTTTTAG
- the kdpA gene encoding potassium-transporting ATPase subunit KdpA, protein MNQDLLGVLVMFGLALGLALPLGRFLANVFRGDKNALDFLAPIERGIFRLAGIDANREMTWQQHLVALLIINLVWFVLAMAVLSTQGVLPLNPDHNPSMSPDLAFNTAISFLVNCNLQHYSGESGLSYLSQMVVITFLQFVSAATGIAAAVVIFNALQARTTEKLGNFYNYFLKCLTRLLLPLSLVIALILAFNGTPMTLAGKQELVTLQGDSVAVSRGPVAAMVAIKELGTNGGGFYGANSAHPLENPNYLTNVVENVALMLIPLAMIFALGFYLKRKRLAWMIFGVMTVGFVALLAPTVYYEMHGNPVISQLGVDQSLGALEGKEMRIGAAASAYWSITNTIISCGSVNSMHDSFMPLSGLCQMLGMMTNAFYGGCGVGLLNFFAYLIIAVFIAGLMVGRTPEFLGKKIEAREMKIAVIVTLLHPLLILAGTAMTAHLYAGNPTEYASWLANPGFHGFSEMLYEFTSASANNGSGFEGLGDNTPWWNISTGVVLLLSRFLPIIGPVAIAGLLARKKVVPESAGTLPADTATFGVMVLAVIVIIAALAFFPALALGPIAEHFSLY, encoded by the coding sequence ATGAATCAAGATTTGCTAGGTGTCCTCGTCATGTTTGGCCTCGCGCTGGGGCTGGCGCTGCCGCTCGGACGCTTTTTGGCGAATGTATTTCGCGGCGACAAAAACGCGCTGGATTTCCTCGCTCCTATCGAGCGCGGCATCTTCCGCCTCGCCGGCATCGATGCCAACCGCGAAATGACCTGGCAGCAGCACCTGGTGGCGCTGCTCATCATCAACCTTGTGTGGTTTGTGCTGGCCATGGCCGTACTAAGCACCCAAGGCGTGCTGCCCCTGAACCCCGACCACAACCCGAGCATGTCGCCGGACCTAGCTTTTAATACGGCTATTTCCTTTCTGGTGAACTGCAACTTGCAGCACTACTCCGGCGAATCGGGCCTGTCGTATCTGTCGCAGATGGTGGTAATTACCTTCTTGCAATTCGTGTCGGCGGCTACTGGCATTGCAGCCGCCGTGGTCATCTTCAACGCCCTGCAAGCCCGCACCACCGAGAAGCTCGGCAACTTCTACAACTACTTCCTCAAATGCCTGACGCGCTTGCTGTTGCCTTTGTCGCTGGTCATTGCCCTCATCCTAGCCTTCAACGGCACGCCCATGACGCTGGCTGGCAAGCAGGAACTCGTTACACTGCAAGGCGATTCGGTGGCCGTGAGCCGCGGGCCGGTGGCCGCAATGGTGGCCATCAAGGAGCTAGGTACCAACGGCGGCGGTTTCTACGGCGCCAACTCGGCCCACCCGCTGGAAAACCCTAACTACCTCACCAACGTGGTCGAGAACGTGGCGCTGATGCTGATTCCGCTGGCCATGATCTTCGCCCTCGGCTTCTACCTCAAGCGTAAGCGCCTGGCCTGGATGATCTTCGGGGTGATGACCGTGGGCTTCGTGGCCCTGCTCGCTCCCACCGTCTACTATGAAATGCACGGCAACCCTGTTATTTCTCAACTGGGCGTTGACCAGAGTCTAGGTGCATTGGAAGGCAAGGAAATGCGGATCGGCGCGGCGGCTTCGGCCTACTGGTCCATCACCAACACCATCATTTCCTGCGGCTCCGTCAACTCCATGCATGACTCATTCATGCCGCTGTCGGGCCTGTGTCAAATGCTGGGCATGATGACCAACGCCTTCTACGGTGGCTGCGGCGTGGGCCTGCTCAACTTCTTCGCCTACCTAATCATTGCCGTGTTCATTGCCGGCCTAATGGTGGGCCGCACGCCGGAGTTCCTAGGCAAAAAGATTGAGGCCCGCGAGATGAAGATTGCCGTCATCGTGACGCTGTTGCACCCACTGCTCATCCTAGCCGGCACTGCTATGACGGCCCACCTCTATGCCGGCAACCCCACCGAATACGCGAGCTGGCTCGCCAACCCCGGCTTCCACGGCTTCTCGGAAATGCTCTACGAGTTCACCTCTGCCTCCGCCAACAACGGCTCCGGCTTTGAGGGCCTCGGTGACAACACGCCATGGTGGAACATCAGTACAGGCGTGGTGCTGCTGCTCTCGCGCTTTCTGCCCATCATCGGCCCGGTTGCCATTGCCGGCCTGCTCGCCCGCAAGAAAGTCGTGCCCGAATCGGCCGGCACGCTCCCCGCCGACACAGCCACCTTCGGCGTGATGGTGCTGGCGGTTATTGTCATCATCGCCGCCCTAGCCTTTTTCCCGGCGCTGGCACTGGGACCTATTGCTGAGCATTTCTCGCTCTACTAG
- the kdpB gene encoding potassium-transporting ATPase subunit KdpB gives MSPKSQSLFQPQLVKEALKQSFVKLDPRLMYRNPVMFTVELGTVVMLFVTLGLLVNPDPAQGSFAYNFVVFLVLLLTLLFANFAEAIAEARGKAQAESLRKTREETPARVIDEKGNISSVSSSQLQKGQMFVVEAGEIIPTDGEIIEGLATIDESAITGESAPVIREAGGDKSSVTGGTKVLSDRIKVVVTTAPGESFLDKMIALVEGAARQKTPNEIALTILLAGFTLVFVIVCVTLQPFAVYSKTPIAIASFIALFVCLIPTTIGGLLSAIGIAGMDRALRANVITKSGKAVETAGDIDVLLLDKTGTITIGNRKATHFWPAPGVDERTLIELATTASLTDETPEGKSIVELAREQNVDPQPLQARLQGAELIKFTAETRSSGVTLANGTHIRKGASDAIRQLANKANQPFPQEVTQRAEAVASNGGTPLVVSENDRVMGVVELQDIIKPGIQERFERLRKMGIKTVMVTGDNPLTAKFIAEKSGVDDFIAEAKPEDKMTYIRTEQQSGKLVAMMGDGTNDAPALAQADVGVAMNSGTQAAKEAGNMVDLDNDPTKLIEVVEIGKQLLMTRGTLTTFSIANDVAKYFAIVPALFMVAIPSLGALNIMHLESPQSAILSAVIFNAIIIPALVPLALRGVAYKPIGASALLRRNLLVYGLGGVIVPFIGIKLIDLLVGVFM, from the coding sequence ATGTCTCCCAAATCTCAATCCCTATTTCAGCCCCAGCTCGTGAAGGAAGCGCTTAAGCAGTCCTTCGTGAAGCTCGACCCGCGGCTGATGTACCGCAACCCAGTGATGTTCACCGTGGAGCTCGGCACGGTGGTCATGCTCTTCGTGACCCTAGGTCTGCTGGTGAACCCCGACCCAGCGCAGGGCTCGTTTGCCTACAACTTCGTGGTCTTTCTGGTGCTCCTACTGACCTTGCTGTTCGCCAACTTCGCTGAAGCCATTGCCGAGGCGCGCGGCAAAGCGCAAGCCGAAAGCTTGCGCAAAACCCGCGAGGAAACGCCCGCTCGCGTCATCGATGAGAAAGGCAACATCTCGTCAGTTAGCTCCTCCCAACTCCAGAAAGGCCAGATGTTCGTGGTGGAAGCCGGCGAAATCATCCCTACCGACGGAGAAATCATTGAGGGCCTAGCTACCATTGACGAATCGGCCATCACGGGCGAATCGGCGCCCGTAATTCGCGAAGCCGGCGGCGATAAATCCAGCGTGACGGGTGGCACCAAGGTGTTATCCGACCGCATCAAGGTAGTCGTGACCACGGCACCCGGCGAGTCGTTCCTCGACAAGATGATTGCCCTGGTAGAAGGCGCCGCCCGGCAGAAAACGCCGAACGAGATTGCCCTCACTATCCTGCTGGCGGGCTTTACGCTGGTGTTCGTGATTGTGTGCGTCACGCTGCAACCCTTCGCCGTGTACTCCAAGACACCCATTGCCATTGCCTCGTTCATTGCGCTGTTTGTGTGCCTGATTCCGACCACCATCGGCGGCTTGCTCTCGGCCATCGGCATTGCCGGCATGGACCGGGCGCTACGGGCCAACGTCATCACCAAATCGGGTAAAGCCGTGGAAACCGCTGGCGACATCGACGTGCTGCTGCTCGACAAAACCGGCACCATCACCATCGGCAACCGCAAAGCCACTCACTTCTGGCCCGCCCCTGGCGTCGACGAACGCACACTTATCGAGCTAGCCACCACCGCCTCGCTCACCGACGAAACACCCGAGGGCAAGAGTATTGTGGAGCTAGCCCGCGAGCAAAACGTGGACCCGCAGCCGCTCCAAGCTAGGTTGCAAGGTGCTGAGCTGATCAAGTTTACCGCCGAAACTCGCTCGTCGGGTGTGACGCTCGCTAACGGTACCCACATTCGCAAAGGCGCTTCTGACGCTATTCGTCAGCTCGCCAACAAGGCCAATCAGCCTTTCCCGCAGGAAGTAACGCAGCGCGCCGAAGCCGTGGCCTCGAACGGCGGTACACCGTTGGTTGTCAGCGAAAATGACCGCGTGATGGGCGTAGTCGAACTGCAAGACATCATCAAGCCCGGCATTCAGGAGCGCTTCGAGCGCCTGCGCAAAATGGGCATCAAAACGGTGATGGTAACCGGCGACAACCCCCTGACCGCGAAGTTCATTGCCGAAAAATCGGGCGTCGACGACTTCATTGCCGAAGCCAAGCCTGAGGATAAAATGACCTACATCCGCACCGAGCAGCAAAGTGGCAAGCTCGTAGCCATGATGGGCGACGGCACCAACGACGCCCCCGCCCTCGCCCAAGCCGACGTGGGGGTAGCCATGAACTCGGGCACGCAAGCCGCAAAGGAAGCCGGCAACATGGTCGACCTCGACAACGACCCCACCAAGCTCATCGAAGTGGTGGAAATCGGCAAGCAGCTGCTCATGACCCGCGGCACGCTCACCACGTTCAGCATCGCCAACGACGTGGCCAAGTACTTCGCCATCGTGCCGGCCTTGTTCATGGTCGCCATTCCGAGCCTAGGTGCCTTGAACATCATGCACTTAGAATCGCCTCAGTCGGCCATTCTGAGCGCCGTTATCTTCAACGCCATCATCATCCCGGCGCTGGTACCGCTGGCCTTGCGCGGGGTGGCCTATAAGCCTATCGGCGCCTCGGCGCTGCTCCGCCGCAACCTGCTCGTATATGGCCTAGGTGGCGTAATCGTGCCCTTCATCGGCATCAAGCTGATTGACTTGCTGGTAGGCGTATTTATGTAA
- the kdpC gene encoding potassium-transporting ATPase subunit KdpC, which yields MKNQLLPAIRLTLVLLVVCCLIYPALVWAGAQLAPGQGLGVTVSKDGRVVGYDNVGQKFDRPEYFNSRPSAVDYNAAGSAGSNKGPSNPEYLATVKARLDTFLLQNPSVTKAQVPAELVTASGSGLDPHLSAQGAYVQVGRIAKARNIDPNTIKNLITNNLEKGIINPDRVNVLRLNLALDNLASASR from the coding sequence ATGAAAAACCAACTGCTTCCAGCCATCCGCCTCACCTTAGTCCTGCTGGTGGTGTGCTGTCTTATTTACCCGGCCCTCGTGTGGGCTGGGGCACAACTCGCACCGGGCCAAGGCCTAGGGGTAACCGTGAGTAAAGACGGCCGCGTGGTCGGCTACGACAATGTGGGGCAGAAATTTGACCGGCCCGAGTACTTCAACTCGCGCCCCTCGGCGGTGGACTACAACGCAGCAGGTTCCGCTGGCTCCAACAAAGGCCCTTCGAACCCGGAGTACCTAGCTACTGTGAAGGCCCGCCTCGATACCTTTCTGCTGCAAAATCCTAGCGTGACGAAAGCCCAGGTGCCCGCCGAGCTGGTTACCGCGTCGGGCTCTGGCCTCGATCCGCACTTGTCGGCGCAGGGTGCTTACGTGCAGGTGGGGCGCATTGCCAAAGCCCGTAACATCGACCCAAATACCATCAAAAACTTAATTACCAACAACCTAGAAAAAGGCATCATCAACCCCGACCGGGTCAACGTACTCCGCCTTAACCTAGCTCTTGATAACCTAGCTTCTGCTAGTCGTTAA
- a CDS encoding sigma-54 dependent transcriptional regulator: MPTGTLLLIDDEPSLRQLLSQILELEGYTVLQAATAYRGLELLQEHVEELLVILSDVKLPDGNGLALLPRYQEKAPLAEVILMTAYGTIPDVVQAMKQGAFDYLTKGDSDRQLVAVVSRAVDKAQLKRRVAELEKRVALPYTFDAMIGHSAALNQAKGLAQRVAQTDSTVLLEGPTGSGKELFAQAIHEASPRRTKPFVAVNCSAFPKDLLESELFGYKKGAFTGALTDKKGLLEEANMGTLFLDEIGELPLELQAKLLRVLETQQFTKIGATKPSSADVRIVAATNRNLRQEADAGHFRPDLYYRLAVFTVAVPPLNARREDIEPLANHFLRLYAAKLRKRLRGMDADFLRYLTHYNWRGNVRELKNVLERAVILADGDVLTPEYLPAEFDQPQPSSEAPGIVDDERTLRSAEKSHIRRILLETHGNKTETARILGIALTTLYRKLQEYEL; this comes from the coding sequence ATGCCTACCGGCACCTTGCTGCTCATCGACGATGAGCCCAGCTTACGTCAACTGCTCAGCCAGATTCTGGAGCTAGAAGGCTACACCGTATTGCAAGCTGCCACTGCCTACCGTGGCCTGGAGCTCTTGCAGGAACATGTTGAGGAATTGCTCGTTATCCTCTCCGATGTCAAGCTCCCCGACGGCAATGGCCTAGCGCTGCTGCCGCGCTATCAGGAAAAGGCTCCGCTGGCCGAGGTCATTCTGATGACTGCCTACGGCACCATACCCGATGTGGTGCAGGCCATGAAGCAAGGCGCCTTCGACTATTTGACCAAGGGGGACTCCGACCGCCAGCTCGTGGCGGTGGTAAGTCGCGCCGTCGATAAAGCCCAGCTCAAGCGCCGCGTAGCTGAGCTCGAAAAGCGCGTGGCCCTCCCTTATACCTTCGACGCCATGATTGGGCACTCGGCGGCGCTCAACCAAGCCAAAGGCCTCGCCCAACGCGTGGCGCAAACCGACAGCACCGTGCTGCTGGAAGGCCCAACGGGCAGCGGCAAGGAGCTGTTTGCTCAGGCCATTCACGAGGCTAGCCCGCGCCGCACCAAGCCGTTTGTGGCCGTCAATTGCAGCGCTTTTCCAAAGGATTTGCTGGAATCGGAGCTGTTTGGTTATAAGAAAGGGGCCTTCACCGGTGCCCTCACCGATAAGAAAGGGCTACTGGAAGAAGCCAACATGGGCACGCTGTTCCTAGATGAAATCGGGGAGCTGCCGTTGGAGCTGCAAGCCAAGCTGCTACGGGTGCTGGAAACTCAGCAGTTCACCAAAATCGGCGCGACCAAACCTAGCTCCGCCGACGTGCGCATTGTGGCCGCCACCAACCGCAACCTGCGCCAAGAAGCCGACGCCGGCCATTTTCGCCCCGATTTGTACTACCGTCTGGCCGTGTTCACGGTGGCCGTGCCGCCCCTGAATGCTCGCCGCGAAGACATTGAGCCATTGGCCAACCACTTTCTGCGCCTCTACGCCGCCAAGCTCCGCAAGCGCCTGCGCGGCATGGACGCCGATTTCTTGCGCTATCTCACGCACTACAACTGGCGCGGCAACGTGCGCGAGCTCAAAAATGTACTAGAGCGCGCCGTTATCCTAGCCGACGGCGACGTGCTGACGCCCGAATACCTACCCGCCGAGTTCGATCAGCCCCAACCCTCGTCCGAGGCTCCTGGCATAGTCGATGACGAGCGCACGCTGCGCAGTGCAGAAAAAAGCCACATTCGCCGCATTCTGCTCGAAACGCACGGCAACAAAACCGAAACGGCCCGCATCTTAGGTATCGCCCTGACGACCCTTTACCGCAAGCTGCAAGAGTACGAACTCTGA
- the kdpF gene encoding K(+)-transporting ATPase subunit F, with translation MMIALFLLSLAVFGYLIYVLLKPERF, from the coding sequence ATGATGATTGCCCTTTTTCTGTTGTCGCTGGCCGTGTTTGGCTACTTGATCTACGTGCTGCTGAAGCCTGAGCGCTTCTAG
- a CDS encoding cysteine desulfurase-like protein yields the protein MPLFSSESIRASFPALREHADRKPFIFFDGPGGSQMAQQTIDGMLGYITGGMANLHGTFSTSQATDELLEAGRRGMADFLNCQLQEVAFGQNMTSLAFAIARSLGSFIQAGDEIVVTELDHRANVDPWVTLAKDRGAVVKFIPVNPETYTLELGGLDELITPKTKLVAVTMSSNVVGTVPPVEQIIQRAKAVRALAVLDAVHATPHYPIDFQKLGADVLFCSAYKFFGPHLGIAVVSAGLFEKLPVYKLAPAPAYIPDKLETGTQNHEAIAGLLGTLAFIETLGEGSTRKERLRTAMQAVEEQEQRQAQQLEKFLKGLPHVRVYRAPADTRKTPTVAFTLEGVNSREACAWFFEHYSMNIADGHFYASTLAEKLGIMAQGGWIRLGLAPYNTDQEIELFKTALLAFIDKTY from the coding sequence ATGCCCCTCTTTTCCTCCGAATCCATCCGTGCTTCTTTCCCCGCCCTGCGCGAGCACGCTGACCGTAAGCCCTTTATTTTCTTCGATGGCCCTGGTGGTAGTCAAATGGCGCAGCAGACCATCGACGGCATGCTCGGTTACATCACCGGCGGCATGGCCAACCTGCATGGCACCTTCTCCACCAGCCAAGCCACCGATGAACTGCTCGAAGCAGGCCGCCGTGGCATGGCCGATTTCTTGAATTGCCAACTTCAAGAAGTAGCCTTTGGGCAAAACATGACCTCATTGGCTTTCGCCATTGCGCGCAGCCTAGGTTCGTTCATCCAAGCCGGCGATGAAATTGTGGTGACGGAACTCGACCACCGTGCCAACGTGGACCCCTGGGTAACACTTGCCAAAGACCGCGGCGCCGTGGTGAAGTTCATCCCCGTGAACCCCGAAACCTACACGCTAGAGCTAGGTGGGCTCGATGAACTGATTACCCCTAAAACCAAGCTGGTAGCCGTCACGATGTCGTCGAATGTGGTGGGCACGGTGCCGCCGGTGGAGCAGATTATTCAGCGGGCAAAAGCAGTTAGGGCCTTGGCGGTGCTGGATGCGGTGCACGCCACGCCCCACTATCCTATTGATTTTCAGAAGCTAGGTGCCGACGTGCTGTTTTGCTCGGCTTATAAGTTTTTCGGACCGCACCTCGGTATTGCGGTGGTGTCGGCGGGACTGTTTGAGAAACTGCCCGTCTATAAGCTCGCGCCCGCCCCCGCGTACATCCCCGACAAGCTCGAAACTGGCACCCAAAACCACGAGGCCATTGCCGGCTTGCTGGGCACTTTGGCCTTCATCGAAACGCTGGGGGAAGGCAGCACCCGCAAGGAACGGTTGCGCACCGCCATGCAAGCCGTTGAGGAACAGGAACAACGGCAGGCGCAGCAGCTAGAAAAGTTTCTAAAAGGTCTGCCCCACGTACGCGTATACCGCGCGCCGGCCGATACGCGCAAAACGCCAACGGTCGCCTTCACCTTGGAAGGCGTCAACTCGCGGGAGGCGTGTGCGTGGTTCTTCGAGCACTACAGCATGAACATCGCCGACGGCCATTTTTACGCTTCCACGCTGGCCGAAAAGCTAGGTATCATGGCACAAGGCGGCTGGATTCGGCTGGGCCTGGCTCCTTATAACACCGATCAGGAAATTGAGCTGTTCAAAACCGCGTTATTGGCCTTTATAGACAAAACGTACTAG
- a CDS encoding DUF7674 family protein, whose translation MLTPNETIQLLISNFPDLALKLQPVPRCGGFYRPLGQFALYTHQAILANQLTRLRQCFAVAEELLRRGNAYLAAAMETIYLPDLHLDDTPEGMALARQLMPARLYQAYEHQRADILA comes from the coding sequence ATGCTTACCCCCAACGAAACCATCCAACTGCTCATTTCCAATTTCCCTGATCTGGCGCTGAAGCTTCAGCCCGTTCCACGTTGCGGCGGCTTTTACCGCCCACTGGGTCAGTTTGCGCTCTACACCCACCAGGCAATCTTGGCGAATCAGCTCACCCGCTTGCGCCAGTGCTTCGCCGTGGCCGAGGAGCTATTGCGCCGCGGCAATGCGTACCTAGCCGCGGCTATGGAAACCATTTACCTCCCCGACTTGCACCTCGATGATACGCCCGAAGGCATGGCCCTAGCTCGCCAGCTCATGCCCGCCCGCCTTTACCAAGCCTACGAGCACCAGCGCGCCGATATTTTGGCCTAG